The Chthoniobacterales bacterium genome segment GTATCAAGTCTTCAACATGGGCATCGGTATGACGCTCGTCGTTTCTCCCGAGGACGCTCCCGCCGTCCTAAAGGCGACCAAGGGCAAACGCATCGGCGAGATCGTTTCCGGCAGCGGCGTGGTCGAGATCGTTTAAGTCGGTGCCTAATTCAGCCTGATTCCACGAAATTACTGGTGATGAGCCACTATTTTCGTATTCTGTCGGGGCATTGATCGCGTTTCGTCCAGCAATCGTCGATTGTCTCCGAAATTATCGCAGGCCGGATTTTTTTGCGGATCTGTCTGCCGGGCTCACGGTGGGAATTATAGCTCTGCCGCTGGCCATCGGATTTGCCATCGCGTCGGGAGTGACGCCGCAACAAGGTCTCTGGACAGGTGTCATCGCGGGGATGGCGGTGGCATTATTCGGCGGTTCGCGCTTTCAGATTGCCGGGCCGACTGGAGCGTTCGTGCCCGTGCTTTTCTCCATTGTGGCCGCGCACGGTTACAACGGTCTCGCCCTCGCCACACTAATGGCCGGAGTAATGTTGATCATTCTCGGGGTGCTGAAGATGGGTCGGCTGCTTAAATTTTTCCCGTATCCTGTGATTGCGGGGTTTACGAGTGGAATCGCCGTTATTATTTTCTTCGGGCAGCTCAATGAATTTCTCGGGCTCGGACTGAAAATGCCAGAGCACGTGCCTCATCAGATCGCTGCCCTAGCGTCTCATCTGGGCGGCATCAATTTCTATGCGCTGGCCACCGGGGCACTGGCACTGGCCATCCTGATTTTCTGGCCGCGCCTCACCAAACGCATTCCGGCGAGCATTGTGGCGGTTATCGTTACAGCTCTAGTGGTCAAATTAGGCCACTGGCCAGTGGCCACCATCGGGAGCAAATTTGGTGGCATTCCCGCAGGACTGCCGGGCTTTCATTTTCCTGCGATCACGCTGGATGCCATGCGCGACCTGATGGTGCCTGCATTTACGATTGCGGCATTGGGTGCGATCGAATCGCTGCTTTCGGCCGTCGTGGCGGACGGCATGGCGGATACCCGGCACGATCCGAATCAAGAGCTTTTTGCCCAGGGCATTGCCAATATTTTATGTCCGATGGCGGGCGGCATCGCGGCCACTGGGGCGATTGCCCGGACGGCAGCCAACATCCGCAGCGGGGCGCGAAGCCCTGTCGCCGGAGTAGTCCATTGCCTGGTCTTGCTGGTGGTGGCGCTCGTGGCGGCACCCTTGGCGGGTTACATTCCACTGGCGGCACTAAGCGCCATCCTGCTCCTGGTCGCGGCTCGCATGGTGGAATGGCATACGGTGATTGAGCTTTGGCGCGGCCCGAGAAGTGATTTCGCGGTCATGCTGGCGGCCTTCGGCTTAACCGTAATTTTCGATCTCACCATCGGCGTCGGGGCAGGTCTAATCATGGCGGTGATGCTCTTCCTGCGCCAGATGGAGGAGGTGTCGCATATCCGGTTGGTCACTCAGGAAAGCGAACCTGAGGGAGAGGGAAGCCACGGGATTCGTGGGAAAGACGTGCCTGAAGGAGTCATTCTTTTTAGGATCGAGGGGCCGCTCTTTTTCGCAGCCGCAGAGAATCTGGAGCAGGCCTTGCGCCTTTCTGGTGGTGAGCCAAAAATCGTGATTTTTCGAATGCGCAACGTCCCGGCAATGGACGCAAGCGGCCTGCATGCTTTTGAAGTAGCCATCGGAAAATTGCACCGCGACGGGGTGAAAGTTTTCCTGACGGCCGTGCAGCCGCAACCGATGAAGGTGATGTTTGAATCCGGGTTGATGGACCGTCTCGGCCCCCAAAAATTCTGCGCGGATACTGATGAAGCCCTTGCCCGCGCCCGCCGGATATTGGCGGAGGAAAATGCGGTGGCGGTTGTGGGCTAGCCGTGACGAGTTTCGCTTCATCTACCAGTTGTAGTTCGCCCGAAATACGCTAAATAATTCACCCGCATGTTTTCCTTACTCGCTGACAAACTTCAGGACGTTTTTAAGGACCTCCGCGGCCAGGGCGCGATCACGGAGACAAACATCAACGACGCCATGCGCCAGGTGCGACTGGCCTTGTTGGAGGCGGACGTGCATTTCCAAGTGGCGAAGGATTTTATCGCCCGGGTGAAAGAAAAAGCATTGGGTCAGGACGTTCTCCGCAGCGTCTCGCCGGGACAACAGATCGTCAAAATTTTTCAGGATGAACTAACCACTCTGCTTGGCGGCGACGCGGCCCCGCTGAATCTGGAAAAGCCGGGTCGCATTCTTATGGTCGGCCTCAACGGCGCGGGCAAGACGACTT includes the following:
- the sulP gene encoding sulfate permease; the protein is MIAFRPAIVDCLRNYRRPDFFADLSAGLTVGIIALPLAIGFAIASGVTPQQGLWTGVIAGMAVALFGGSRFQIAGPTGAFVPVLFSIVAAHGYNGLALATLMAGVMLIILGVLKMGRLLKFFPYPVIAGFTSGIAVIIFFGQLNEFLGLGLKMPEHVPHQIAALASHLGGINFYALATGALALAILIFWPRLTKRIPASIVAVIVTALVVKLGHWPVATIGSKFGGIPAGLPGFHFPAITLDAMRDLMVPAFTIAALGAIESLLSAVVADGMADTRHDPNQELFAQGIANILCPMAGGIAATGAIARTAANIRSGARSPVAGVVHCLVLLVVALVAAPLAGYIPLAALSAILLLVAARMVEWHTVIELWRGPRSDFAVMLAAFGLTVIFDLTIGVGAGLIMAVMLFLRQMEEVSHIRLVTQESEPEGEGSHGIRGKDVPEGVILFRIEGPLFFAAAENLEQALRLSGGEPKIVIFRMRNVPAMDASGLHAFEVAIGKLHRDGVKVFLTAVQPQPMKVMFESGLMDRLGPQKFCADTDEALARARRILAEENAVAVVG